A window of Rhizoctonia solani chromosome 5, complete sequence genomic DNA:
TGTCCACCGGAGAAAATTCTCCGACTGTATTATTGTGCGCGGCTCTGCTTTACTCCGTCGACCTCAAGCCCTATCTCACTTGAAAACTATATGGGTTTTTCTGTGTGAAGGAGCTTTTTCTAGAATAGGACGAGTACCGATGGTAGGCCAACAGCCATACGTATTTTCAGAAATTCCCGGTATGCATGTGGTGAAGGAAGCCGCTATACACTACTGGGCACCTCCAAACCTTTCAGCAGTTGTGGGAGGACTGAATACCGCCACTGCGACTACCGCCAATTATAAACGGCGGGATATCCCCGATCCATAAGCCTACAATACAAGGCGAGATCCGAAAAGCTCAGTACTTCTGACACTTTGTTTATGACAAAGGGTTCTCTATCGAGGGAGCTCTACTGTGCGCACGCCCAATCTCAGGCACGGAGGGCCAAAGAAGCCCAGGTTTCAAATAAGCTTGCCTTTGGTCTGACCGCGGGTAACGACAATCGTGCGGAAGGCATATATGATATCGCTGAGCTGCTCCACAAGATTCGTAAAGCAAGGGTACCTTGCTTCCATCAAATAGAGTCGATGTATTTATATAGTGAGCATAGTGGCTGGGTTAAAGTTTTGGCTGATAGGTTGGGGCCAGCAGTAGGTCGGCTAACACGATTTTAAATGAGCTTATTTCGTACGATCTCTGCACTAATAGTCCTCGGCCTATAAAATATAAGCGAGTAGATTAGCAAAGTCTCACGAGGTTAGGCGTCTTAACCCTTTCATCAAAATGCTTCGCATCGTATCAATGCCTGGTCCGTCTCCTACTAGTTGTCGGGTATGTAGGCGAAGGTTAGTTAATACATACGATCTTGGTCGTTCTTTTTTGACGCCAGCTTGCCAGGCGGAAAAAGTGTGACATGACCAAGCCATGCTGCGACAGGTGTGCAAAGGATGGTTATGAATGCCTAGGATACGAAGAAGACAAACCTCGAGTTAGGCTGTGCCGCGATTACCCTGATGCACCGACCGTACCATATCAAAGGCCGGTTTATACAAGTGTTTCAACTAACGAGTCCACAGAAGAGGTGAGCTTTGTACATTCATCAATCTAGCTCGCGCTCACGAAACCACACTTTTCTTCAATTACTTTAGTTACCACACCGTCTCTCGAATGCTCGGTCAGAAGATTTACGAGACCTGACTGGTGCAAGTGCGGACGGCTCCAGACCTTCAACTCCTGGGATCACAAAGCTATATCAAGCAAGGGATCAAAGATTAACCAAGGAGAAAGATATGGCTGTCTGTGGAGGTCTTTTGCGGGACTTTGACCGCTTATGGCCACAGGATCCAAGTCAACTGGTCTTATATTCGCGTTCACGGACACGGCAGTTCACTTTCACTAAGCGGACTTCTAGCATGAAGCCCAGCGGAAGTGACTCAACTGGATTTATTGAGTCAATTTCCCAGCCCTTGTATCCCTCGATAGATGCGATGCAAATAGGCAGGGAAGATCGCCTGTCACGTGTGGCTAATGAATGTGAGTAAAAGCGCTCTTTAGTTAACTCAGTTATGTTTAATCGCGCAGCATAGACATCTTTCAGCGCCTTGGTCTCTGGTTTGTACCCCCAGCGCCAACTGCATGTGATGTTTTTGCGGAAAGTCTGAGAGGGGCTACTAGAACAGTGCAGGTCCTATATTTTGGAGCCTGGGTTCTCCGAAAGCTTGGTCATAATCTCGGAATCCGCAGCTTTGCATCTAAAGGATGCGTTAGCTGGATCAACGGATTTGAACAAAAAATCACTGCTAGCTCGCGTAGTAATGCACTTCCAAATGAAATAGGAGACTGCGTTGCAGCCCACATTGAGGTAAGTGGTTCATCCGACCGACAGTTTAGCACAGCAAATAACGCAATAGATCAGTTAGTACTTCTGAAATTTCACCTAGTAAATAGTGCTTCAGGTTATACTGCGCTTCGGAGCGTACTACCAAAGCTTCTGCGACTTGTGGCAACCGACCCGTGTCTAATGATTCAAGAGCCGGATGGTAACCTAGTTATCTCATTGCCCCGTATGCTCTACGCCCTTCGACCCGAGCTCGTACGATTTTCCTACTATGACACAATCTCATCGTTTCTACTCGGAGTACCACCTCTAGTCGAATATGGATATAATACTGAACATAACGCCGACCCTAAGCACGAGAACTTTGGGTATGAGTGGGTACACGGAATTCCTGCTGTGCTACTTCAAGTTATTGCGCAGGTCAACTCGTGGAGAGCTGGCTCTCGAGTTCCTCTGGATCACTGGCAAGCTCTCGAGCAGCGCGTCCTGTCCTGGACATCACGATACGCTATGCTAAACGACAGCGCCATCGCCGAGAGTGCTACTTGTCTTAGGGCTGCTGTACAGGAAGGCTGGAAACATGTGGTGCTGATATATATCTACATGGTGTGTACTTGCTTTTCTTGTTGGCCTTCTTGCTGTGTAACCGAGGAACATTGGTATTGCCAGGGTATATGCGGGGTTTCATCACACGACTCGCGGGTGCAAGCGTCGGTAGATCGAATATTCGAACTTGGAGAAGCAGTTGGCAGCTCGCAGCTCGGCGTACACATGTTCTCTCACTACGTTGTGGTAA
This region includes:
- a CDS encoding Fungal specific transcription factor domain, with the translated sequence MLRIVSMPGPSPTSCRLARRKKCDMTKPCCDRCAKDGYECLGYEEDKPRVRLCRDYPDAPTVPYQRPVYTSVSTNESTEELPHRLSNARSEDLRDLTGASADGSRPSTPGITKLYQARDQRLTKEKDMAVCGGLLRDFDRLWPQDPSQLVLYSRSRTRQFTFTKRTSSMKPSGSDSTGFIESISQPLYPSIDAMQIGREDRLSRVANEYIFQRLGLWFVPPAPTACDVFAESLRGATRTVQVLYFGAWVLRKLGHNLGIRSFASKGCVSWINGFEQKITASSRSNALPNEIGDCVAAHIELVLLKFHLVNSASGYTALRSVLPKLLRLVATDPCLMIQEPDGNLVISLPRMLYALRPELVRFSYYDTISSFLLGVPPLVEYGYNTEHNADPKHENFGYEWVHGIPAVLLQVIAQVNSWRAGSRVPLDHWQALEQRVLSWTSRYAMLNDSAIAESATCLRAAVQEGWKHVVLIYIYMGICGVSSHDSRVQASVDRIFELGEAVGSSQLGVHMFSHYVVAGLAARSERQRVAVYKQLLSFTDGRVWLFSGPEFGSLLRCLWHGAGAGGAAVTWDDFAGVTRARVLL